A window of Paraburkholderia bryophila contains these coding sequences:
- a CDS encoding type II toxin-antitoxin system HipA family toxin, translating into MKKLSVIYAGWGERFELGQLADDGTDLLFEYSAAALQRGLNLSPFKMPLAPITYGNFPAHQLGLPGLVSDALPDGWGMLLMDRLFRKQGWDTRRMSPLDRLAFIGEKAMGALAFEPNDGEALDPQDVELITLAQDVRQVMVDGSEPLLRELALMGGSPHGARPKVLVNFDPDSNRMLNTEQGAGTPWLVKFPAQFDDKEVCAVEAMYGAIAAACDLRIPVTRYFDLGPSLSAFGIERFDRFEGKRVPMHTAAGVAHADFRVPQMDYVTLLRLTQFMTRDAREVQQAFERCVFNVVFNNRDDHAKNFSFVMASDDRWRFSPAYDLTFNGGPGGEHQMDICGEARAPGREHLMKLASMTGVQPGIASLAIERIATLASAFREFADGLPITSETLDMMERAVKENQSRMV; encoded by the coding sequence ATGAAGAAACTCAGCGTCATTTACGCGGGTTGGGGCGAGCGTTTCGAACTCGGTCAGTTGGCTGACGACGGCACTGACCTTCTGTTCGAATACTCAGCGGCGGCGTTACAGCGAGGCCTCAACCTGTCTCCGTTCAAGATGCCGCTTGCACCCATCACCTACGGAAACTTTCCGGCGCATCAGTTGGGGTTGCCGGGACTCGTGAGCGACGCGTTGCCGGACGGCTGGGGCATGCTCTTGATGGACCGGCTGTTCCGCAAGCAGGGCTGGGACACACGGCGCATGTCTCCGCTTGACCGCCTTGCGTTCATCGGCGAAAAAGCGATGGGTGCGCTCGCCTTTGAGCCGAACGACGGTGAAGCGCTCGATCCTCAGGATGTCGAACTCATCACGCTTGCTCAAGATGTCCGGCAGGTCATGGTCGATGGCAGCGAGCCACTCTTGCGCGAGCTGGCTTTGATGGGTGGCTCGCCACACGGCGCCCGCCCAAAGGTTCTGGTCAACTTCGATCCGGATTCCAACCGGATGTTGAATACCGAGCAGGGTGCCGGGACACCGTGGCTGGTGAAATTCCCAGCGCAATTCGACGACAAGGAGGTTTGTGCTGTCGAGGCAATGTACGGCGCAATCGCTGCGGCGTGTGATCTTCGAATCCCCGTGACCCGCTACTTTGATCTTGGCCCCTCGCTATCGGCGTTCGGCATAGAGAGGTTCGACCGCTTTGAAGGCAAGCGAGTGCCGATGCATACGGCAGCAGGCGTGGCTCACGCCGATTTCCGTGTGCCGCAGATGGACTACGTCACGCTTTTGCGGTTGACGCAGTTCATGACGCGCGACGCACGCGAGGTTCAGCAAGCGTTTGAGCGGTGCGTGTTCAACGTCGTATTCAACAACCGCGATGACCATGCCAAAAACTTTTCTTTCGTGATGGCATCGGACGACCGCTGGCGCTTTTCGCCCGCGTATGACCTGACATTCAACGGCGGCCCTGGCGGTGAGCATCAGATGGACATCTGCGGCGAGGCAAGGGCGCCCGGCCGCGAGCATCTGATGAAGCTTGCAAGCATGACCGGTGTCCAACCGGGAATTGCATCGCTTGCCATCGAACGTATTGCTACGCTCGCGTCAGCATTCCGGGAATTTGCCGACGGCTTGCCTATCACGAGCGAAACGCTGGACATGATGGAGCGTGCCGTTAAAGAGAATCAGTCGCGGATGGTCTGA
- a CDS encoding helix-turn-helix domain-containing protein gives MNFELASSQEVARELGQRLRAHRLAQNLQQEELASRAGISARALRNIELNGQATLDNFLRAVMALGLAGELGSVFNTKPRSIQAMEAASVRRQRASRGSS, from the coding sequence ATGAACTTTGAACTTGCAAGTTCTCAAGAGGTTGCTCGCGAACTGGGCCAGCGGCTTCGCGCACATCGCCTCGCCCAAAACCTTCAACAGGAGGAACTCGCGAGCCGCGCGGGCATATCGGCGCGGGCGCTTCGCAATATCGAGTTGAATGGACAGGCAACGCTCGACAACTTCCTTCGCGCGGTCATGGCTTTGGGCCTCGCGGGCGAGCTGGGCAGCGTGTTCAATACGAAGCCGAGATCGATTCAGGCAATGGAGGCTGCCAGCGTCAGGCGTCAGCGTGCTTCCCGGGGATCGTCATGA
- a CDS encoding 4-hydroxy-tetrahydrodipicolinate synthase family protein, which yields MFSGIWLPIVTPLHNGGGGVDVDALQRLADYYLRTEISGFVALSTTGEAALLQEAERLTVLQALAEVIGQRLPMLIGVGGSNTRDVLHDIQRYERWDCAGYLVSAPSYVCPDQAGVQWHFEQVALATERPIVLYNVPHRTGVTIAPETVARLVEHANIVAIKECVREHFEKLSALPVNVLCGTDEAFDDCLHHGGAGGILASAHVCADLLVAVQELIHSDRATDARTLFASLLPVLRLLFAAPNPSAIKAMLAFDHSLSDETRMPITRASAQLVERLSTARDRLQDLRAEFAGATN from the coding sequence ATGTTCTCCGGTATCTGGTTGCCTATCGTTACGCCGCTGCATAACGGCGGAGGCGGAGTCGATGTCGACGCGTTGCAGCGCCTCGCCGACTACTATCTGCGCACGGAAATCAGCGGTTTCGTTGCGCTGTCCACGACAGGCGAAGCCGCTTTGTTACAGGAAGCCGAACGTCTCACCGTGCTGCAAGCGCTCGCGGAAGTGATCGGCCAGCGATTGCCGATGCTGATCGGCGTCGGCGGCTCGAACACGCGTGATGTTCTGCACGATATTCAGCGCTACGAGCGTTGGGATTGCGCGGGCTATCTGGTGTCCGCGCCGTCGTATGTGTGTCCGGATCAGGCCGGCGTGCAGTGGCATTTCGAACAGGTGGCACTCGCCACCGAACGCCCGATCGTGTTGTACAACGTGCCGCACCGAACCGGCGTGACGATCGCGCCGGAGACGGTCGCACGGCTCGTCGAACACGCGAATATCGTCGCGATCAAGGAGTGCGTGAGGGAACACTTCGAGAAGCTGAGCGCACTGCCCGTCAACGTACTGTGCGGCACCGACGAAGCCTTCGACGACTGCCTGCATCACGGTGGCGCCGGCGGCATTCTGGCCAGCGCGCATGTCTGTGCGGATCTGCTGGTCGCGGTGCAGGAGCTGATCCATTCCGATCGCGCGACGGACGCGCGCACGCTATTCGCCAGTCTGCTGCCGGTGTTGCGTCTGCTGTTCGCGGCGCCGAATCCGTCGGCCATCAAGGCTATGCTCGCCTTCGATCATTCACTCAGCGACGAGACACGCATGCCGATTACGCGTGCGTCGGCGCAACTCGTCGAGCGATTGAGCACGGCGCGCGACCGCTTGCAGGATCTGCGCGCCGAGTTTGCCGGCGCGACGAACTAA
- a CDS encoding lytic transglycosylase domain-containing protein, translating into MHGNSVLDGVQRQRQAGRTNPASRLTTMLAAIALSFGVAAQAADAQSAVATPIAVAVASHSISASMSNSTSDSTPGSTLPSLSDITAMLRAQFRVAPMESMKIARAVLTEADRYAISPVLLLAVMSVESSFDRHAVSVAGARGLMQVLPAAHPQLIAGTTDLSDPAINVRIGTTILRDYLDASGGDLEAALLRYSGGGRGYARRVVLRMQSFDASLRRE; encoded by the coding sequence ATGCATGGAAATAGCGTTCTGGATGGTGTGCAGAGACAACGACAAGCCGGGCGAACTAACCCGGCATCCCGCCTGACGACGATGCTCGCGGCGATCGCGCTGTCGTTCGGCGTTGCCGCGCAGGCGGCCGATGCGCAATCGGCGGTGGCCACACCGATTGCGGTTGCGGTCGCAAGTCATTCGATCAGCGCTTCAATGAGCAACTCGACGAGCGATTCGACGCCCGGGTCCACGCTCCCATCGCTCAGCGACATCACCGCGATGCTACGCGCGCAATTCCGCGTCGCGCCGATGGAATCGATGAAGATCGCGCGTGCCGTGTTGACGGAAGCCGACCGTTACGCGATCTCGCCGGTCTTGCTACTCGCGGTGATGTCGGTCGAGTCGAGCTTCGATCGCCACGCGGTGAGCGTTGCCGGCGCGCGCGGCTTGATGCAGGTGCTGCCAGCGGCACATCCGCAATTGATCGCCGGGACGACCGATCTGTCCGATCCCGCGATCAACGTGCGTATCGGCACGACGATTCTGCGCGACTACCTCGACGCGAGCGGCGGCGATCTCGAAGCCGCCTTGCTTCGCTATAGCGGCGGCGGTCGTGGCTACGCGCGGCGTGTTGTGTTGCGCATGCAAAGTTTCGACGCGAGTCTGCGCCGCGAATGA
- a CDS encoding Crp/Fnr family transcriptional regulator — protein MTASFSSNENELSALLARSAWFRSAPADMQARLIEAGRVERFVAGQRLFTRGDADDGLYCVLDGLVRIGAASSAGKEALLAVIEPANWFGEIALFDNRPRTHNAYAERDSVLFHVTRAVLAAMLERSPAYWHVFGLLLTQKLRLAFDAIEEAALLPAAQRVARRLLLMAGGYGEPGALRRVLKVPQEDLAMMLALSRQTINQVLKQFETQGALKLGYAEIEIIDAKKLGALAELDLAAE, from the coding sequence ATGACTGCGAGTTTTTCATCGAACGAGAATGAATTGAGCGCGCTGCTGGCGCGCAGCGCGTGGTTTCGCTCGGCGCCGGCCGACATGCAGGCGCGGCTGATCGAAGCGGGGCGCGTGGAGCGCTTCGTTGCCGGGCAGCGGCTTTTCACGCGGGGCGACGCCGACGACGGCCTCTATTGCGTGCTCGACGGTCTGGTGAGAATTGGCGCGGCCAGTTCGGCCGGCAAGGAAGCCTTGCTTGCCGTGATCGAGCCGGCGAACTGGTTCGGCGAGATCGCGCTGTTCGACAATCGGCCGCGAACCCATAACGCGTATGCTGAACGCGATTCCGTGCTGTTTCACGTAACGCGCGCCGTGCTTGCCGCGATGCTAGAACGGTCGCCCGCGTATTGGCACGTGTTCGGTCTGCTGCTGACGCAAAAGCTGCGCCTCGCGTTCGACGCGATCGAAGAAGCCGCGTTACTGCCTGCCGCGCAGCGCGTGGCGCGCCGGTTACTGCTGATGGCGGGCGGTTATGGCGAACCTGGCGCACTGCGGCGCGTGCTGAAGGTACCGCAGGAGGATCTGGCGATGATGCTGGCGTTGTCGCGTCAGACGATCAACCAGGTGCTGAAGCAGTTCGAAACGCAAGGGGCGTTGAAGCTCGGCTACGCCGAGATAGAAATTATCGATGCAAAAAAACTCGGCGCACTGGCGGAGCTCGATCTTGCTGCGGAGTGA
- a CDS encoding Mpo1 family 2-hydroxy fatty acid dioxygenase has protein sequence MRTLTQQLTQYAAYHRDRRNIATHFIGIPMIVVALAVLLSRPAFAVGALPFMLSPAWLLFGAATVYYLVLDVPLGVMMAIVSVVCVAFGQWIAAQSTLIWIATGVGLFVVGWVFQFVGHVAYEHRKPAFVDDVIGLLIGPLFVLAEALFGFGWRPALREAIEAQVGPTRINAERAAAHH, from the coding sequence ATGAGAACGCTGACGCAACAACTCACGCAATACGCGGCTTACCACCGCGACCGGCGCAATATCGCCACGCATTTCATCGGCATCCCGATGATCGTGGTGGCGCTGGCGGTTCTGCTGAGCCGTCCCGCTTTCGCCGTCGGCGCGTTGCCATTTATGTTATCGCCGGCGTGGTTGTTGTTCGGCGCGGCGACCGTCTATTACCTCGTGCTCGACGTGCCGCTCGGCGTGATGATGGCTATCGTATCGGTCGTGTGTGTCGCGTTCGGGCAATGGATCGCCGCGCAATCCACTTTGATCTGGATTGCGACCGGCGTTGGCTTGTTCGTGGTCGGCTGGGTGTTTCAGTTCGTCGGCCATGTGGCTTATGAACACCGCAAGCCGGCTTTCGTCGACGACGTGATCGGACTGCTGATCGGCCCGCTGTTCGTTCTCGCGGAAGCGTTGTTCGGCTTCGGCTGGCGTCCGGCGCTGCGCGAAGCGATCGAGGCGCAAGTCGGCCCGACGCGTATCAATGCGGAGCGGGCGGCGGCGCATCACTGA
- the rarD gene encoding EamA family transporter RarD — protein MNQYDPKRGIALSVGASAMFALLSAYATLLAPLSGLDIFAWRIIWTVPGALLLVALRKRLPILRQLLYRMVTEPKLGVAMIVSAVLLGAQLWVFLWAPLHGRMLEVSLGYFLLPLVMVLVGRFYYHERLDGLQWLAVICAAAGVAHELWMTGAFSWPTLLVALGYPPYFVLRRKINQDSLAMFTVEMALLLPAAIVFAISGGSLAAISGRLDMWFLLLPGLGALSTLALASYLKASRLLPVALFGILGYVEPVLLVLVSIMLLGETLNAAQLATYIPIWIAVALTALHSVRLVRLAPN, from the coding sequence ATGAACCAGTATGACCCAAAGCGCGGTATCGCGTTGTCTGTCGGCGCGTCCGCGATGTTTGCATTACTGTCCGCTTACGCAACGCTGCTCGCACCGCTCAGCGGCCTCGACATCTTTGCGTGGCGGATCATCTGGACTGTGCCCGGCGCGCTTCTGTTGGTCGCGTTGCGTAAGCGCCTACCGATTCTCCGGCAGCTTCTTTACCGCATGGTGACCGAGCCGAAACTCGGCGTCGCGATGATCGTCAGCGCTGTTCTGTTGGGCGCGCAACTGTGGGTATTTCTGTGGGCGCCGCTGCATGGCCGCATGCTTGAAGTCTCGCTCGGCTATTTTCTGTTGCCGCTGGTGATGGTGCTGGTCGGCCGCTTCTACTATCACGAACGTCTCGACGGTTTGCAGTGGCTCGCGGTGATTTGCGCCGCCGCGGGCGTCGCCCATGAACTGTGGATGACTGGTGCTTTCTCGTGGCCGACCTTGCTCGTTGCGCTCGGCTATCCGCCGTACTTCGTATTGCGCCGCAAAATCAATCAGGATTCGCTCGCCATGTTCACCGTCGAAATGGCGTTGCTACTGCCGGCAGCGATCGTCTTCGCGATCAGCGGCGGTTCGCTGGCGGCGATTAGCGGCCGCCTGGACATGTGGTTTTTATTGCTGCCGGGCCTCGGCGCGTTGAGCACACTCGCGCTCGCTTCGTATCTGAAGGCGAGCCGCTTGTTGCCGGTCGCGTTGTTCGGCATTCTCGGTTATGTCGAGCCGGTGTTGCTCGTGCTGGTTTCGATCATGCTGCTCGGCGAAACGCTGAACGCCGCGCAACTGGCCACGTATATCCCGATCTGGATCGCGGTCGCGTTGACCGCGTTGCATAGTGTGCGTCTGGTTCGACTGGCGCCGAATTGA
- the egtD gene encoding L-histidine N(alpha)-methyltransferase produces MTQPALSHDASPDFRSTFAAEVRAGLTHTPQKELPSKYLYDEVGSALFEVITVLPEYGVTRAEERLLAKHAADIVAHLPHDVTVAELGSGSGRKTRRILEALCKKRPTSYCPIEISRSALQLCRRELGDIERISIVGYERDYLAGLAEVSKDRAADDRLLVLFLGSTIGNFGRLAATRFLRDIRNMLAPGDALLLGTDLIKPTPVLIAAYDDAVGVTASFNLNLLARINRELDGDFPLEAFEHVARFNPDARSIEMHLRAKRDITAHVGAAQLTVSLKAGETIWTESSHKYRAEEMPAIADDAGFVCSHQWIEDEWGFAESLLVAR; encoded by the coding sequence ATGACCCAGCCAGCCCTATCGCACGATGCCTCACCCGACTTCCGCTCCACCTTCGCCGCTGAAGTCCGCGCCGGACTCACGCACACGCCGCAAAAAGAACTGCCGTCGAAGTATCTGTACGACGAAGTCGGCTCCGCGCTGTTCGAAGTGATCACCGTGCTGCCCGAATACGGCGTGACACGCGCCGAGGAGCGGCTGCTCGCGAAGCACGCGGCGGACATCGTCGCGCATTTGCCGCATGACGTGACCGTCGCCGAACTCGGCAGCGGCAGTGGACGTAAAACGCGGCGCATTCTTGAAGCGCTGTGTAAAAAGCGCCCCACTTCTTACTGCCCGATTGAAATTTCGCGCAGCGCGTTGCAGTTGTGCCGGCGCGAACTGGGGGACATCGAACGGATTTCGATTGTCGGTTATGAACGCGACTATCTCGCCGGTCTGGCCGAAGTCAGCAAGGACCGCGCGGCGGACGACCGGTTGCTCGTGCTGTTTCTCGGCAGTACGATCGGCAATTTCGGCCGGCTCGCGGCCACGCGTTTTCTGCGCGACATCCGCAACATGCTCGCCCCCGGCGACGCATTGCTGCTAGGCACCGATCTGATCAAGCCGACGCCGGTGCTGATCGCAGCGTACGACGACGCGGTCGGTGTGACCGCATCGTTCAATCTGAATCTGCTGGCGCGCATCAACCGTGAACTCGACGGCGATTTTCCGCTCGAGGCGTTCGAGCACGTCGCGCGTTTCAATCCGGACGCGCGCAGCATCGAAATGCATCTGCGTGCGAAGCGCGATATCACCGCACACGTCGGCGCCGCGCAGTTGACGGTGTCGCTGAAAGCGGGCGAAACGATCTGGACCGAGAGCAGCCACAAATATCGCGCGGAAGAAATGCCCGCGATCGCCGACGACGCCGGTTTCGTATGCAGCCATCAGTGGATCGAAGATGAATGGGGGTTTGCGGAGAGTCTGCTGGTAGCGCGCTAA
- a CDS encoding acylphosphatase, which produces MAPDLDQRIETYYVRVRGIVQGVGFRHATVRQAHALGIKGWVANLDDGSVEAMLQGSANQVDRMLSWLRHGPPAARVTEVAGEERATEKRFERFEQH; this is translated from the coding sequence ATGGCCCCGGATCTGGATCAGCGGATCGAAACGTATTACGTGCGCGTACGCGGCATCGTGCAGGGCGTCGGCTTTCGCCACGCGACCGTGCGGCAGGCTCACGCGCTCGGTATCAAAGGATGGGTGGCGAATCTCGACGACGGATCGGTCGAAGCCATGTTGCAGGGCTCGGCCAATCAGGTCGACCGGATGCTGTCGTGGTTGCGGCATGGGCCGCCGGCGGCGCGCGTCACCGAGGTGGCCGGCGAAGAACGCGCGACCGAAAAGCGTTTCGAGCGTTTCGAGCAGCACTGA
- the hpnA gene encoding hopanoid-associated sugar epimerase encodes MSEQNRDLVLVTGASGFVGSSVARIAQQKGFKVRVLVRATSPRQNVEALDAEIVVGDMRDEASMRTALRGVRYLLHVAADYRLWAPDPSEIERSNLEGTEATMRAALKEGVERIVYTSSVATLKVTSSGQSADETSPLKADQAIGVYKRSKVLAERAVERMIAEDGLPAVIVNPSTPIGPRDVKPTPTGRIIVEAALGKIPAFVDTGLNLVHVDDVAAGHFLALERGKIGERYILGGENLPLQQMLADIAALTGRKAPTLSLPRWPLYPLAMGAEAVAKITKREPFVTVDGLKMSKNKMYFTSAKAERELGYRARPYREGLSDALDWFRQAGYLTPGSKR; translated from the coding sequence ATGAGCGAACAGAATCGCGATCTCGTGCTCGTGACCGGCGCTTCCGGCTTTGTCGGCTCGTCGGTGGCACGCATCGCGCAACAGAAGGGTTTCAAGGTGCGCGTGCTGGTGCGCGCCACCAGTCCGCGTCAAAACGTCGAGGCATTGGACGCGGAAATCGTCGTCGGCGATATGCGCGACGAAGCGTCCATGCGCACCGCGTTGCGCGGCGTGCGCTATCTGCTGCACGTGGCGGCGGATTATCGACTGTGGGCGCCGGACCCGAGCGAAATCGAGCGCTCGAATCTCGAAGGCACCGAAGCGACCATGCGCGCGGCGCTGAAGGAAGGCGTCGAACGCATCGTCTACACGAGCAGCGTGGCGACGCTGAAGGTGACCAGTTCCGGCCAGTCCGCCGACGAAACCTCGCCGCTCAAAGCCGACCAGGCGATCGGCGTGTACAAGCGCAGCAAAGTGCTGGCCGAACGCGCGGTGGAACGCATGATCGCCGAAGACGGCCTGCCGGCGGTGATCGTCAATCCGTCGACGCCGATCGGTCCGCGCGACGTCAAGCCGACGCCGACCGGTCGCATCATCGTCGAAGCGGCGCTCGGCAAGATTCCCGCGTTCGTCGACACGGGCCTGAACCTCGTGCACGTGGACGACGTGGCCGCCGGCCATTTTCTGGCGCTGGAACGCGGCAAGATTGGCGAGCGCTACATTCTCGGCGGCGAAAACCTGCCGTTGCAGCAGATGCTCGCGGACATCGCGGCGCTGACCGGCCGCAAGGCGCCGACGCTGAGCCTGCCGCGCTGGCCGTTGTATCCGCTCGCGATGGGCGCCGAAGCGGTCGCGAAGATCACGAAGCGTGAACCGTTCGTCACCGTGGACGGTCTGAAGATGTCGAAGAACAAGATGTACTTCACGTCGGCGAAAGCGGAGCGCGAACTCGGTTATCGCGCGCGGCCCTATCGCGAAGGCTTGAGCGACGCGCTCGACTGGTTCAGGCAAGCGGGCTATCTAACGCCCGGCTCGAAGCGCTGA
- a CDS encoding glycosyltransferase, with the protein MAVVLFLLSCLSLLIWCVLLFARGGFWRARPAAPLALAPRETWPAVAAVVPARNEVEVIAEAVTSLLQQDYPGDFHVIVVDDHSTDGTADAARAAALRLQCPDRLTVLSAKPLPPGWSGKVWAQSQGIEAVRTLGLPADFLLLTDADIGHPADAVAQLVARADAEQRDLVSLMVRLRCDSFWEKALIPAFVFFFAKLYPFAWVNNPRNRTAAAAGGCMLVRRSALEEAGGIESIRAELIDDCSLAARIKHRGTGRHPIRLDVAARSVSLRPYDSWRDIWNMIARTAFTQLHYSPLLLAGTLLGMTIIYLMPPVAALVLGPMGWPAWLAWAAMCCAYAPMLSYYRRSPLWAPFLPLIALFYVGATFASAVRYWRGKGGQWKARVQAPVQER; encoded by the coding sequence ATGGCGGTGGTTCTGTTTCTTCTTTCGTGTCTCTCCCTGTTGATCTGGTGCGTGCTGCTGTTTGCGCGCGGCGGTTTCTGGCGCGCGCGGCCTGCCGCGCCGCTGGCGCTCGCGCCGCGCGAAACCTGGCCGGCGGTGGCCGCCGTGGTGCCGGCGCGCAATGAGGTCGAGGTGATCGCCGAGGCGGTCACGAGTTTGCTTCAGCAGGACTATCCCGGTGACTTCCACGTGATCGTGGTCGACGACCACAGCACCGACGGCACCGCCGACGCCGCGCGCGCCGCTGCGTTGCGGTTGCAATGCCCCGACCGTTTGACGGTGCTGAGCGCGAAGCCGCTGCCGCCGGGCTGGTCCGGCAAGGTGTGGGCGCAGTCGCAAGGTATCGAGGCGGTGCGCACGCTTGGCCTGCCGGCGGACTTTCTGCTGCTGACCGACGCGGACATCGGTCACCCTGCGGACGCGGTCGCGCAACTCGTCGCGCGGGCGGACGCGGAACAGCGCGATCTGGTCTCGCTGATGGTGCGTCTGCGTTGCGATTCGTTCTGGGAAAAGGCGCTGATTCCGGCGTTCGTTTTCTTCTTCGCCAAGTTGTACCCGTTCGCGTGGGTCAACAACCCGCGCAATCGCACGGCGGCGGCGGCCGGTGGCTGCATGCTGGTACGGCGCAGCGCGCTGGAGGAAGCGGGCGGTATCGAGTCGATCCGCGCCGAACTGATCGACGATTGCAGCCTGGCTGCGCGCATCAAGCATCGCGGCACGGGGCGTCATCCGATCCGGCTGGATGTGGCGGCGCGCAGCGTCTCGCTGCGTCCGTACGATAGCTGGCGCGATATCTGGAACATGATCGCGCGCACGGCCTTTACGCAGCTTCACTACTCGCCGCTGCTGCTCGCGGGCACGCTGCTGGGCATGACGATCATCTATTTGATGCCGCCGGTCGCGGCGTTGGTGCTGGGTCCGATGGGCTGGCCCGCGTGGCTCGCGTGGGCGGCCATGTGCTGCGCGTATGCGCCGATGCTCAGTTATTACCGCCGTTCGCCGCTGTGGGCGCCGTTTTTGCCGCTGATCGCGCTGTTCTACGTCGGTGCGACGTTTGCGTCGGCGGTGCGTTACTGGCGCGGCAAGGGCGGTCAGTGGAAGGCACGCGTTCAGGCGCCAGTGCAGGAACGCTGA
- the hpnC gene encoding squalene synthase HpnC, protein MEVDHSENFPVASVLLPKALRAPIGIIYQVVRTAADIADEGDWSAAERHARLADFRAGLDAVVERRAAPVHPLLFGKLAGVVAQFKLPLAPFYDLLRACAQDIDTRRYADRAALLDYCRHSANPVGHLMLHLVGAATPENLADADAICTASQLISFWLEVTADWKQDRLYLPLADLKRFGVTEAQIANGLADDAWRALMAHEVSYVRSTLVRGAPLALRIPGRLGFELCGAVHGGLRFLERIERAGYDVFRERLELNAFDWCVVTARTVVMWLSRRVGVAARSIEGNA, encoded by the coding sequence ATGGAAGTCGATCACTCCGAAAATTTTCCGGTCGCGAGCGTGTTGCTGCCCAAGGCGCTGCGCGCGCCGATCGGCATTATCTATCAAGTGGTCCGCACGGCGGCCGACATCGCCGACGAAGGGGACTGGAGCGCGGCTGAGCGGCATGCCCGGCTCGCCGACTTCCGCGCCGGTCTCGACGCGGTCGTGGAGCGGCGCGCGGCGCCGGTGCATCCGCTGTTGTTCGGCAAGCTCGCGGGCGTGGTGGCGCAGTTTAAACTGCCGCTCGCGCCGTTCTACGATCTGTTGCGGGCGTGCGCGCAAGACATCGATACCCGCCGTTATGCGGATCGGGCCGCGCTGCTCGACTATTGCCGCCACTCGGCGAATCCGGTCGGGCATCTGATGCTGCATCTGGTGGGCGCGGCCACGCCGGAAAATCTCGCCGACGCCGACGCGATCTGCACCGCGTCGCAACTCATCAGCTTCTGGCTCGAAGTCACCGCAGACTGGAAACAGGATCGGCTGTATCTGCCGCTCGCGGATCTGAAACGCTTCGGCGTGACCGAGGCGCAGATTGCCAACGGCCTCGCCGACGACGCCTGGCGCGCGCTGATGGCGCACGAGGTGTCCTATGTCCGGAGCACGCTGGTGCGCGGCGCGCCGCTCGCGTTGCGGATTCCGGGGCGGCTCGGGTTCGAGCTGTGCGGCGCCGTGCACGGCGGCCTGCGATTTCTCGAGCGAATCGAGCGTGCGGGCTACGACGTGTTTCGCGAGCGGTTGGAGCTCAATGCGTTTGACTGGTGCGTCGTCACGGCGCGCACCGTGGTGATGTGGCTATCGCGACGCGTCGGTGTAGCGGCGCGTTCAATCGAGGGTAATGCTTAA